TAGTAATATGAATATGTGGGTTGTAATGAACTTTGCGAGTGAGCATGAAGCCACGCCATAAGCCTTCGCCATGGAAGATGTGATAACCAACGCGACGACGTGCACCGCAAAGGCCGGTGAGTAGGGCGGTAAAGCGGGAGAAGAGCTCAAGATCAATCACGGTGTCAATGCGGTGAGCGCGTGCCACAATTAAAAAGCGCAAAGTATCTTTAATTAATCCACCTAGACTTGAAGAGTCAATGGTGAAAATATTTTCTGGTTTAACAGTATTTAAGAGTGTGAGACTGGCGCGATTGCTCTTAAAGATTAAGAAGAACAATTCAGCACCACGAGCCTGGGCATTACGCATTGCTGGGTCAACTAAGATTGCACTTCCCATTTCTGAGAGCTCAATAAAGAGTAATTTTTTAGGTGCCTGAGGTCTACGGCTGAAAATATTTTTGATGCCATCGATCAAAGCTACCAATGGACTGGCAATAGCGCAAAGCGGTACTCCAACCCAATGATCAATGGCACGCATGGTATTGACGCTAATAGTCATAGTTTTTTTCTGAAAGAATTATTTTCGTTTTAGTAAAAAGTACGCACCAGGTAGCACTGAGATAACTGTAATGGCGCCGTAACTCATGGAGGCCAATACTGTTAAGGAGGGATTGACGCCCCATAAAGCTAGCACGGAAGATAAAGTAGCTTCACGCAAGCCCCAGCCGGAAATACTAATTGGTAGCATCAGCAAAAGACTTAATGCAGGCAGGCCAATCATCAGGCTAGAGACAGGCGCTTCAGCACCATATGCGCGAAGACAAAAACCAAAGGCCAAAATAATGAAACCATGTATGCCGATTGCAAACAGCGCTTGGGGAATATTCATCGGCCATGAAAAAGCCAGGTGAATGCCAGGCATTGCATTATTCATGCGCAAGCGATCCAGTAATTTTTGCAAGAGCTGGCGAGTAGGCGTCCATGCTAAAACGAAAGCAATAACAAGGCCCGCTAAAACCATGATAGCTACCACTGCGTAACCTAAGTCTTGCCCCCAAACTGCGAGTGTTGCGCCACCGAGAATCAAGCCTAATCCACCAAGTAAGTTATTGCCAGCCAAACCCAATAGGCGATCCACCAATACCATTGCAAAGCTCAGACGAAGTTTGGGGGTCGCATGCTCTAAATCAACGGAGTGATGAAGTTCTTCATTAAGCTCTTTTGTCTCGCTCAGATTTCCGGCGCTGGTCAGGTGGGTTGCGGTGATGGCGCGGTAGCTATCTCCACCGAGCGTACTTGGTAAACCTTGATTTATTAAGCCACCCGCAAAGTAAAGTGCGACATATGTTTTAAGGCTGCCTTGAAAGCCCACACTGCGCATTAAAAATCCCCAGCGTAAACCACCACAAATAAAGGCACAACAAATTGCTACCGCGGCTGCGATGAGCCACATTGGCTGCATCTTGATTTCGGAATCTAATAGGGTGTGCCAATCAATTCCGCTGGTTGCTTTCCAGAGTAGGGCAATTGACAGCAAAATTCGAATAGTGGGCCATGCCCGCTTGAGAATTGATTTCCACCCGCATGGGGTTTCAGGGGTGGATTCGGGTATTGAACTCATAGGCGTAAGGATAATGCTTTGGGCGCCTAAGGTCTTGAATTTGGGTGAATTACTCCGTCAATTCAGGGCCTTGCCAGTTGCGGCAAAGGCTAAAGTCAAATTTAGACAGAATTTGTCCGAATCGCTCGATCTCTAGAGTCTCCAGGGGCTCACAGCGTTCAAAAGCAGGCCCACTCCCTACTGGGGGCGCAAAAGACATCCCAGACCAGTTAATGAGGAGAATGTTCGCTCCGCGTGGTAGTTGACCAAACCACAGATCGAATTGATCTTTTCGAGCATCCAAAACAAATACAGGGATGGGTTGGGCATACCAAGCCGCGCGACTGCCTAAAGTCCAGTTTTGAACAGCAATCCCATTTGCTTTGCTTGCTTGCGTTAACTCAGCCGCTCTTTGACCTGCGAGTTTCCAGCCATAGAGATCTGCAATTGGATTAGATTTAAATGCTGCCGAACTGATGCCACCAGAAAGAACATAAGTAAAACCCATACAACATATTGCTATCTGTGTAATGAATAAAATTCGAATGAGGTGATGATGTTGTGTTGACCACGCTTTTGCTAAACCAATTCCAGCAAATGGTGCCAAGCAAAACCATGCGGGTGATGTCCAATGTGGCAAGCCACCACCACCAGAGAGACTTATGAATACTACAAAAGGGATCACAAAGAATCCGAGCAGTGCCAATAAAGAAAGTTTGGTGCCGTGAATGAAGTGCTTAACAAAGAGATAAGCACCCAAAATCATCAAAGGTCCAAAGACCAAAACCTGAATACCTAAATAAGCGCCTAGTCGACGCCAAAGCCACACGCTGCCAGCCCCATGGGCCATTTGATATTTAAAGGAAATCCAATCATTTATCCAATTCCAATAGAGCACGGGACTGATTAAGATAAGAGCAACAACCACAGCAATCCAAAAACCAAGCTTATTAATCCATGGCTTTCTAGGATTGCTTAGAAAAATGAGCAGGAGGGCAATAGCGGTAAATGCGGCGGTGTATTTACTTAAGCCTGCCAATCCCAACAATACTCCAGTAACCAGCCAGTCTGCAATGCTGAAATGATCTTTGATTAACCAGCGTAAGGCCACGAGCATCAGACCAAGACTTAATGGCGCAAGTAATGTATCTGGTAATAATCCAATCGCCAATACATGAGGCATTGGTGCGGCAATGATGGCAAGTACTGCCATAAGACCGCAAGTATTGGCTGAAGGTAATGCGCTGGTAAGGTAGCCAGTATTCCGACCTTGAATGAAGTGATGCACTTCCAAAGTCACTTGATAGACTAAGTAACAAGAGAGGATCCAGAGTAATTCCGGAAGCAATCGGATGATCCCCTCGCAAGAGGTAAGTGTAACTAGTGGCCACTGAATCCAACCTACTAGAGGAGGGTGATCAAAATAGCTCCAGGCAAGATGCTGTGCATACAGAACGTAGTGAGCCTCATCGACCGAGAATTCAATCGCAAAGCCTAGGGCAAAATGGACTAGCGCTGCAATGCAGACACAGATTGCGGCCCAGCTTGAAGGGGATTGTTGGCGCATGATCTGATTTTAGACTCACTTTATGTATCAGCTATAGCATTAATTTGGGACAATGAGCGCATGCTGAAGTCTGTCTTTTTCTCTCTGTTTATCTCGATAGTGTTTGCTCTTACAGGCTGCGCAGGTCTTGGCGGCGGCTCGGTTCAAAACGAATCAGGACAAACATTCAATGTGGATCAAATGCCAGCTCAAGAGGAGCTTCCCAAGTTTTCGGCAGAGACTGCGCGTGATGGTATGCCGAATGGTTGGAATTTCTATCGTATCGCACCTTATAAAAAGAATACGGTTTATCGTTTAGAAAACTATCAAGGTAAAACCGTTCTAAGTGCTAACTCTAAAACCTCTGCCTCTGGTTTGGCTGTGAAGTTGCGCCCACGCCAAGTAAGCAATTTATGGCTTCAGTGGGAATGGAAGGCCTTGGATGCGTTGCCAGAAGCAGATAACGCTGAAGGCGTGCGCGATGATGCTCCTTTGCGTATCTTGGTTGCATTTGATGGGAATAAGTCCAAACTCCCCCTCAAAGAAAAAATGACTTTCGAGATGGCCAATCTCATTAGTGGTCAAGAAATGCCATACGCAACCTTGATGTATATCTGGTCTGGAAAATCTCCAGTCGATACCATCATCACTAATGCACATACCTCGCGCATCAAAATGATCGTTGTCGACTCTGGTTGGGATAATTTAGGCCAATGGCACAAACATCAACGCGATTTGGCTGCAGACTATAAGCGTGCTTATGGAGAGGCCCCAGGTGAATTGATTGGGATTGCTTTACTTACTGATACTGATAACACCAAGTCTGAGACGCGAGCTCTGTATGGGGACATTGAGCTAGTGCGTAAGAATTCAAAATAATCAGATTAGCGGTGGGACGGGCGCCAGCGTTTTAATAAGAGGGCGTTGCTCAAAACACAAAAGCTAGACAGCGCCATTGCACTACCAGCAAGCATAGGTGACAGATAACCAAGGGCTGCCAATGGAATGCCAGTGGAATTAAAGGCAAAAGCCCAAAATAAATTCTGTTGAATCTTCTTCCAAGTTCTTTTAGAGATATCAATTGCGTCAGCAACCAAGCTTGGGTCTCCCCGCATCAAAGTAATGCCGGCAGCCTGCATGGCGACGTCCGTGCCTGTAGACATTGCCATGCCAACATCGGCCGTAGCTAACGCCGGGGCGTCATTGATGCCATCGCCAACCATGGCAACATATTGACGCGGATGCTCTTTGCTTGAAGTTTGCAGTTTGAGAATGATCTCCGCTTTATTGCTTGGCATGATTTGTCCAAAGACTTTATCAATACCAATCGATTGCCCGACGCGATTAGCAGCGGCAGAGTTATCGCCTGAGAGCATCACTGTGCGGATATGCAATTGATGTAAAGAATGAATCGCATCTTTTGCATTGGGTTTGAGCTCATCGCCAAATGCAATGATCGCTAGCGGTGAGGGTGGCAACTCTTGATTCATCAATATCGATACGGTTTGCCCTGCATCTAAAAGGGGTTGGACTTTACTTGATATTTCTGCCCAGCTTCCGGTGCCAGTCAATGAGGCAACGCTCTGCAGGGCAATGTTTTGACCCGCCCAGGGTCCAGAGTTCGGCTTGCCGGTAATGCCAATTCCTGCGATAGCTTGACTATCTGAAGGCGGTATCGGTTTAACACCAGCATCTTTAGCAGCATCTAACAATGCTTTAGCGAGAGGGTGTTCGCTACCCATTTGCAATCCCGCTGCAGTAGCAAGCAGAATATTTTCTTCTGATACATCGGTAACGGGTATAAAAGCCAATACCCTTGGTTTACCGATAGTGAGAGTGCCCGTCTTATCAAACGCCACAATATTTAAACGATGAGCAAGTTCCAATACCTGGGGATCTTTGATTAAGATACCGAACCGTGCTGCCACACCCGTGCCCGCCATGATCGCAGCTGGGGTTGCTAAACCTAGAGCGCAAGGGCAGGCAATAACGAGTACTGATACTGCGCGCAATATCGCAATCGAAGCGGAGTCCAAATAAAACCAATTGGCTATTCCAGTAATAATTGCAA
Above is a genomic segment from Polynucleobacter wuianus containing:
- a CDS encoding heavy metal translocating P-type ATPase, with translation MSSQNDPNSSILTLDITGMTCASCVGRVEKALDRIPGVEAASVNLATEQAKVRLKANSETMLAGVIAAVQKTGYEAKLSTPHGNTQTKQSHSFWGSDGLARVLLSFTLSAPLFLPMFLMPFGIHWALSPKWQILLATPVQFILGWRFYKAGFKSLLAGAGNMDLLVALGTSAAYGLSVYQMIASPHASHELYFEGSTVIICMVLLGKWLEARAKQQTSEAIRALQKLWPENAKVLNPNVAIGEGTFLEQYHELPLDQVFPKDRILVLPGERIPVDGVIVFGNSHIDESLLTGESEPVKKLLGTKVIGGSLNGEGVLVIDAHAVGVESVLSQIITLVEDAQTQKAPIQKLVDRVSEIFVPSVIAIAIITGIANWFYLDSASIAILRAVSVLVIACPCALGLATPAAIMAGTGVAARFGILIKDPQVLELAHRLNIVAFDKTGTLTIGKPRVLAFIPVTDVSEENILLATAAGLQMGSEHPLAKALLDAAKDAGVKPIPPSDSQAIAGIGITGKPNSGPWAGQNIALQSVASLTGTGSWAEISSKVQPLLDAGQTVSILMNQELPPSPLAIIAFGDELKPNAKDAIHSLHQLHIRTVMLSGDNSAAANRVGQSIGIDKVFGQIMPSNKAEIILKLQTSSKEHPRQYVAMVGDGINDAPALATADVGMAMSTGTDVAMQAAGITLMRGDPSLVADAIDISKRTWKKIQQNLFWAFAFNSTGIPLAALGYLSPMLAGSAMALSSFCVLSNALLLKRWRPSHR
- a CDS encoding lysylphosphatidylglycerol synthase transmembrane domain-containing protein codes for the protein MSSIPESTPETPCGWKSILKRAWPTIRILLSIALLWKATSGIDWHTLLDSEIKMQPMWLIAAAVAICCAFICGGLRWGFLMRSVGFQGSLKTYVALYFAGGLINQGLPSTLGGDSYRAITATHLTSAGNLSETKELNEELHHSVDLEHATPKLRLSFAMVLVDRLLGLAGNNLLGGLGLILGGATLAVWGQDLGYAVVAIMVLAGLVIAFVLAWTPTRQLLQKLLDRLRMNNAMPGIHLAFSWPMNIPQALFAIGIHGFIILAFGFCLRAYGAEAPVSSLMIGLPALSLLLMLPISISGWGLREATLSSVLALWGVNPSLTVLASMSYGAITVISVLPGAYFLLKRK
- a CDS encoding glycosyltransferase family 39 protein, which produces MRQQSPSSWAAICVCIAALVHFALGFAIEFSVDEAHYVLYAQHLAWSYFDHPPLVGWIQWPLVTLTSCEGIIRLLPELLWILSCYLVYQVTLEVHHFIQGRNTGYLTSALPSANTCGLMAVLAIIAAPMPHVLAIGLLPDTLLAPLSLGLMLVALRWLIKDHFSIADWLVTGVLLGLAGLSKYTAAFTAIALLLIFLSNPRKPWINKLGFWIAVVVALILISPVLYWNWINDWISFKYQMAHGAGSVWLWRRLGAYLGIQVLVFGPLMILGAYLFVKHFIHGTKLSLLALLGFFVIPFVVFISLSGGGGLPHWTSPAWFCLAPFAGIGLAKAWSTQHHHLIRILFITQIAICCMGFTYVLSGGISSAAFKSNPIADLYGWKLAGQRAAELTQASKANGIAVQNWTLGSRAAWYAQPIPVFVLDARKDQFDLWFGQLPRGANILLINWSGMSFAPPVGSGPAFERCEPLETLEIERFGQILSKFDFSLCRNWQGPELTE
- a CDS encoding DUF3047 domain-containing protein gives rise to the protein MLKSVFFSLFISIVFALTGCAGLGGGSVQNESGQTFNVDQMPAQEELPKFSAETARDGMPNGWNFYRIAPYKKNTVYRLENYQGKTVLSANSKTSASGLAVKLRPRQVSNLWLQWEWKALDALPEADNAEGVRDDAPLRILVAFDGNKSKLPLKEKMTFEMANLISGQEMPYATLMYIWSGKSPVDTIITNAHTSRIKMIVVDSGWDNLGQWHKHQRDLAADYKRAYGEAPGELIGIALLTDTDNTKSETRALYGDIELVRKNSK